A genomic region of Nymphaea colorata isolate Beijing-Zhang1983 chromosome 2, ASM883128v2, whole genome shotgun sequence contains the following coding sequences:
- the LOC116247146 gene encoding sm-like protein LSM8, with translation MSGGPGLESLVDQAISVITNDGRNIVGILKGYDQATNIILDESHERVYSTKEGVQQLVLGLYIIRGDNISVVGELDEELDSNLDLSKLRAHPLKPVIH, from the exons ATGTCAGGTGGTCCTGGTCTCGAGTCCCTTGTAGATC AAGCAATATCTGTCATAACAAATGATGGACGCAACATAGTG GGAATTCTAAAAGGGTATGATCaggccacaaatatcattctggATGAGTCCCATGAGAGGGTCTACTCTACTAAG GAAGGCGTTCAACAACTGGTGTTGGGGTTGTACATAATAAGAGGAGATAACAT AAGTGTTGTTGGGGAATTGGATGAAGAGCTTGATTCGAATTTGGACCTCTCAAAACTGAGAGCACATCCACTCAAGCCTGTGATTCATTGA
- the LOC116247676 gene encoding guanine nucleotide-binding protein subunit gamma 2 has translation MRASVAETSNESPPQPSLDRPVTADSRGKHRIQAELKRLEQEARFLEKEIEELEATENVSITCQDLIQSVAARPDPLLPITVGPVNPAWDRWFEGLQNSKGHGCQIM, from the exons ATGCGAGCGTCGGTGGCGGAGACTTCGAATGAATCTCCGCCGCAGCCGTCTCTGGATCGCCCGGTGACGGCAGATTCGCGAGGAAAGCACCGGATCCAGGCGGAGTTGAAGCGGTTGGAGCAAGAGGCACGATTTCTGGAG AAAGAAATAGAAGAGTTGGAGGCTACAGAAAATGTATCCATCACATGTCAGGA TTTGATACAAAGCGTAGCAGCAAGACCAGATCCTCTCCTGCCCAT CACGGTTGGGCCTGTTAATCCCGCTTGGGATCGGTGGTTCGAAGGGCTGCAGAATTCGAAAGGTCATGGATGCCAGATTATGTAA
- the LOC116247675 gene encoding uncharacterized protein LOC116247675, with the protein MGALVSRLWFMLFPAKEYKIVVVGLDNAGKTTTLYKLHLGEVVVTHPTVGSNVEEIVYKNIRFEVWDLGGQDRLRTSWATYYRGTHAVIVVIDSTDRTRISIMKEELLRLLQHDDLEHAVVLVFANKQDLKDAMTPAEITDALSLHSIKNHDWHIQASCALTGEGLYDGMGWIAQRVSGKATS; encoded by the exons ATGGGAGCATTGGTCTCAAGATTGTGGTTTATGTTGTTTCCGGCAAAGGAATATAAAATTGTTGTTGTCGGCCTGGACAATGCAGGAAAAACTACTACACTTTATAAGTTACACCTTGGAGAGGTCGTAGTCACCCATCCAACTGTTGGAAGCAATGTAGAAGAGATTGTTTACAAGAACATTAGGTTTGAG GTCTGGGATTTGGGAGGGCAAGATCGACTAAGAACATCATGGGCGACCTACTACCGTGGAACTCACGCGGTCATTGTCGTGATCGACAGCACGGATCGTACAAGGATTTCAATAATGAAAGAGGAGCTCCTGAGGCTGTTGCAACATGATGATCTCGAGCATGCTGTGGTGCTTGTCTTTGCTAATAAGCAAGATCTAAAGGATGCAATGACACCAGCTGAAATAACAGATGCTCTCTCGCTTCATTCCATAAAGAATCATGACTGGCACATACAAGCGAGCTGCGCCCTGACCGGTGAAGGCCTGTACGATGGGATGGGATGGATAGCTCAGCGAGTTTCCGGGAAAGCAACTTCCTGA
- the LOC116248919 gene encoding protein LONGIFOLIA 1-like, with protein MPPGVVVGSVETSVGRGEGRQMGCMAGFLHMFDRSQFLGGRRVSSRKRLPCITSGPASAAPNTSCLSSPMGTLQEEDMVVDAERQVPAPENIKEPVVVVCRDRPRSSFDIRDVVRDSVFRDVAKSPEKQPVAMKENQEEPKAIGIKDGLRSSWRPRESPRLSLDSRAAMRSSGGLFPREIRTRLVEPDGSADEPEDIDRQRRSPSVVARLMGLDVMPDFDAGAGFGGGEDGFSPLELRRSASESRVSREFSGWSADRETPLRRQRQTSAERSEPIARDVAAAPAKEPRRFQQSKGFESAEIFPDARRSGNLYGEIERRLKLRGINDPGRDLETLKQILEALQFKGLLHSIKSGARYCQERRNFVFDDRKPVNAETAVVTVRPFAAVRPSSPSPPRSVHRRYGTESSTRLKDANSRILAPGRKQTVTEPLPPSNTRRNRPAPAVDDLGLRNVRTSPSMPPRSPGRGRDSERNSPRQTRSSPRAATARGAAPESSSARSPGHRKQVERVLFPAESPAKEHRPSTFSTNRRSTPSPINSERSRTHKKDECAERRILLDRCDKEAMEQPSPVSVLDAPFGNEDSSLSPVPKRSIDFTDDHLFDNDDLSVLQSKESLLSAFTEDEIRDVDSDDFRYVSDIVLASEMLLQSTTGKGSAAVFSLLESRRRPGSGDSDHRRVHRRLVFDTVMEILQRKRQQRGEAYVVGRRLLRQIWTEFRRIQRLLPVEDLCDMVSGVIRKDLYGAPAVDGWTAECPAGTADAVLDIERLIFKDLVVDTIRQLAFLTERNAELARPTPNRVQLGAFRTIL; from the exons ATGCCGCCGGGAGTCGTTGTTGGCTCCGTTGAGACAAGCGTGGGGAGGGGGGAAGGAAGGCAGATGGGCTGCATGGCCGGATTTCTTCATATGTTCGATCGGAGCCAATTCCTCGGTGGCAGGAGAGTGAGCTCCCGTAAGCGCCTGCCCTGCATCACCTCCGGCCCTGCCTCGGCTGCTCCCAACACGTCGTGTTTGTCCTCGCCGATGGGTACGCTTCAg GAAGAGGATATGGTGGTAGATGCCGAAAGACAAGTTCCGGCACCGGAGAATATCAAGGAGCCAGTCGTCGTAGTATGCCGCGACAGGCCGAGATCGTCGTTCGACATAAGGGACGTTGTACGGGATTCTGTATTCCGTGATGTTGCCAAGTCGCCGGAGAAACAACCGGTTGCGATGAAGGAGAATCAGGAGGAGCCGAAGGCCATTGGTATAAAGGACGGCCTCCGGTCGTCTTGGCGCCCTCGAGAGTCCCCGAGACTGTCGCTTGACAGTCGGGCCGCCATGAGGTCGTCAGGTGGACTCTTTCCTCGGGAGATACGCACAAGGCTCGTCGAGCCAGACGGCTCAGCAGATGAGCCAGAGGACATTGACAGGCAACGCCGCTCTCCGAGCGTCGTTGCGCGGTTGATGGGTCTCGACGTGATGCCGGACTTCGATGCTGGCGCAGGCTTCGGAGGCGGCGAGGACGGCTTCTCTCCCTTGGAGCTCCGCCGCTCGGCCTCGGAGTCTCGGGTCTCGCGGGAGTTCTCAGGGTGGAGCGCCGATAGAGAGACGCCGCTGAGACGGCAACGCCAGACCAGCGCGGAGAGGTCGGAGCCCATCGCTCGGGACGTCGCGGCAGCACCGGCCAAGGAACCGCGGCGGTTCCAGCAGAGCAAGGGCTTCGAGTCGGCGGAGATTTTCCCGGATGCTAGGCGCTCTGGCAATCTCTACGGCGAGATTGAGCGGAGGCTGAAGCTGAGAGGTATCAATGATCCAGGAAGGGATCTCGAGACGCTGAAACAGATACTAGAGGCCTTACAATTCAAGGGACTACTTCACTCTATAAAATCCGGCGCCCGCTACTGCCAGGAACGGCGGAATTTCGTCTTCGATGATCGGAAACCAGTAAATGCGGAAACAGCAGTCGTCACCGTGAGGCCTTTTGCTGCCGTCAGGCCTTCTTCGCCTTCTCCGCCACGTTCTGTCCACCGTCGCTATGGGACAGAGAGTTCGACGAGGCTGAAGGATGCCAATAGCAGGATTCTAGCACCTGGAAGGAAGCAGACGGTAACCGAACCATTGCCACCATCCAACACGAGGAGAAACCGCCCCGCACCTGCAGTTGACGACCTAGGCCTGCGAAATGTCCGGACTTCGCCGTCGATGCCGCCAAGAAGCCCCGGCCGAGGAAGAGACTCGGAAAGGAATTCACCGAGGCAAACGCGGTCGTCTCCAAGAGCGGCCACGGCCAGAGGCGCAGCACCAGAATCCAGCAGCGCAAGGTCGCCAGGGCACAGGAAGCAAGTTGAGCGGGTTCTATTTCCGGCCGAAAGCCCGGCCAAGGAGCACCGGCCGTCCACCTTCTCGACGAACAGACGTAGTACGCCTTCCCCCATCAATTCTGAG AGGTCGCGGACACACAAGAAAGATGAGTGCGCGGAAAGAAGGATCCTGCTGGATCGGTGTGACAAAGAAGCCATGGAGCAGCCGAGCCCCGTCTCTGTGCTTGACGCTCCCTTCGGCAACGAGGACAGCTCTCTTTCTCCCGTCCCGAAGAGATCGATCGATTTCACAG ACGACCATCTGTTCGACAACGACGACTTATCCGTTCTGCAATCGAAGGAATCGCTGCTCTCTGCCTTCACCGAAGACGAGATCCGCGATGTCGACTCGGACGATTTCCGATACGTATCGGACATCGTCCTCGCTTCAGAGATGCTGCTTCAGAGCACGACAGGGAAGGGGTCGGCCGCGGTGTTTTCCCTCCTCGAGTCGCGACGGAGGCCGGGCTCCGGGGACTCAGACCACCGGAGGGTCCATCGGCGGCTAGTCTTCGACACGGTGATGGAGATCCTGCAGAGGAAGCGGCAGCAGCGAGGAGAGGCGTACGTCGTGGGAAGGAGGCTGCTGCGGCAGATCTGGACGGAGTTCCGGCGCATCCAGCGGCTGCTGCCGGTGGAGGACTTGTGCGACATGGTGAGCGGCGTGATTCGGAAGGACCTCTACGGTGCGCCCGCCGTGGACGGTTGGACGGCGGAGTGTCCTGCGGGGACGGCAGACGCGGTGCTAGACATCGAGCGCCTGATTTTCAAGGATCTCGTCGTGGACACAATCCGTCAGCTCGCTTTCCTTACCGAACGGAACGCCGAACTCGCCCGACCCACGCCCAACCGAGTCCAGTTAGGGGCTTTCCGCACCATTTTGTAA